In Vicia villosa cultivar HV-30 ecotype Madison, WI linkage group LG7, Vvil1.0, whole genome shotgun sequence, the DNA window ACATACATGGTGGCAACAAAGCTTGGTGAacactctttctcattttcacaaGCATTTTGTTGTCCTTCCGCTTCACGCAATGCTTTCTGAGCCTTTTTTTCTTTATATCGACGCCATATTACTTGTATGAACCGCGCTCCCCATGCCCTCCATTGCAATGAACAACACCTGCTCAAACAGTGTACTCAATAAGGTTTGTCTTCTTTTTTCATGCTAATATAGTGTAACATTTTTTCAAGCCTTACCTAAAATTGTGCTGAATTTGTTTTCTGCTAATAAGACGGCGAAATTGAAAAGCAAGAATCTTCAAGTCATCAGGCATGATAGCAAAAGCTTCAACATCTGAAAGAGTTTCCACAGTGCTAGTTGAAATAGGTAAGTTAGAGGAAGTGGTAGGATCCCATGCCCATGTTAGAAGCTCCTCTCCACAAAAATCACCAGACTTAAGCTCCCACGAGTTAAAGATACCGGTTGTGGTCGCAAGTTTTCCGCGCATGATGAAGAGCATTTCGTCCACCGGATCACCTTCGCGAACAACATAACTTTTCTCGGTGTAAAGGACTGGTTTGAGTTTATCATACATTGCATCCAGCAACTGTTTATCCATTTTGCCAAAAATTGGCACCTATCAAATGTTCATCACATGGAAAAACAAATTAagtggagaaagaaagaaaagtgaaaaatgagagattattatgcatatgataccaactttTTTAAGCAAATCTAAGCAAAGATGTCTCTTTATGTCTCTTCTGAGATCTTTAGGGAGGTTGCGAATCAACCTCTCCTCTTCAACACCTCGATTTTCTTGCCATTTGTATTGTTCATACCGTCGAATTCTTTTCTTCATGTGCTCCGGTAGCTTACGGTGGCGCATCCAATGTTCAGCATCCCTCCTCTTGACTCTCATCTCTTCAACTCTAACAGTTGTAGATTGTAGATATTTCTGTCACAAGAATCAACAACACAATCTATAATCTTTTACTTCATCAGAAAACGTCATTAATTTTCCAATAGAAGAAAGACTCATGAATAGGGTCGTCTTAAGTTTTTGATGGCCTATCGCATGAAATTTTCAGTTAAATAGGTTTCTAAAAAATTTCGGTCCGGTCTATTTTAAAAAAGGTCTGACTTGACATGAACCTGACACTAAGTCATAAACTAAACTCATGTCGGTATGACTTATTCCCACCCTTATCTCTGATATCATCTCAGAGTCCTTCCTCAGTAAGGGTTACCTGCATGTTTCCAATTAGAAATGCGAATAGAACCAATCCATAGACGGCGATGAAGATCGCGAAGATTATCTCCCCAATATAAGTGCTTGTTTTCAAGTTCTGTCCAACAGAACtgcaaaaaaacaacaacaaaattcgaCTTTTAAAATGTGAACCTTATACATATAGAGCCAATAGTAGAGAAAATCAATGACCAACCTTAAATTGCGGAAACCCCACCAAAAACAGTAGAAGAACTTATGACGAAAGTCTGTAGTCGAACTGACGACACGAGACTTTAGACCATCTATAAATATTCCAAAATCAAAAACTGTTGGATCAATGATATCATCAGGTTCTTTGAAAGGACAAGTAGTAGAGTTGCTGAGAAGCGATAAAACTGTCGCATTAACCCATCCACAGCTCAAATAGGAATCATCAAAAAGTCCAGTATTCCTCAACCGTTTGCGCCAACACCGCAACTCTGATTCTATCGAAAACAAATACCAAAAAGCTCCAACCACCTAGTATGCCACAcataatatcaataataataacaacaaacatACAAAAATTAGTTGCTTGAGAAAAAAGTAACAAAATTTTAAGCTTACATGACTTGCTAGCATataaagaaaaagattataaGCAGCTCCAGCCCATGCTGTCTCAGTCAGTATACCAGAAGTGCTTGTTACTTCTTTGAACAGCGGATAGATTCGCAAAAGTCTCGGCGCATACTGTGTTATTATTGTGTACTTCAACCATTCCTTTGCTCTATATGGAACTGAACATTGTGGAATTGGAATCATAGCCAAAATCACCATCTAATAACAcattattaacaaaaaaaaaatcactttttagtACATTTATGACTTAAGAAACTGAATTTCTCAATAAGTACTTTTCACTTTTGATTAGTCCTTAAGTAAATCAAAAAAGCACTTTGAGTTCTGATACCTGGGGAAGTGGAAGAATTGATAGAATATCAATGATGAAATGAGAACTCAAGTATCTCACTGCTATAGCCCAAGGATCAACAACGTGCTCGCCCCTTCCAAATGCGCTCGAAGAAGGAGCAATAAACCCAGTTCGAAACTGAAACACTATACGAAGAATGTAGAAAAGATCGAAAAACGTGCGAAGAACACTCGCAGTAATCTTCAATGTTCCACTCAAACCAAGGCACTTTTTCTCATCATCAATCACAGGGATGTAAAAGAACAGCGGATCCATCGACACTGCcatgacacatgttatcacaaaGATCTTGTTCCATTTTTGAAGCAGTGGACCTTGTGGATCAAGTACACTCCACCAAGAAGCTGGTTTTTTCGACGGTTCATTGTTTTTCGCAGGACTAATACTTGGTTTAGATTTTCTCACAAACCTCacaagtttcttttcctttggaCTCAtcatgattgaacttcttcagcatTCAGAGAGAGTATTATTTACTATGCTTTTAGACAAATGTGTGAAGTGCAAGTGCTTTAAGTAACTTCGTACGGCACATAACTAAAATACATGACCACTATTTTCTACATACATCATGATTGTTGTCTTTCtgattattcttattttttgCTATCATAACTGTTACCATCTCTTGAACTCTACGAAGCAACTATACCTAAACACGATCTGACACTAACACGATGACActgataataatttaaaaaatcataaatatcGGTGAAAAGTTTAACACAGACAcgttttttcagaggtgtcgatGGTACGTATTGAACTGATATATTTTTGGCCCTCTTCATTGTTTGGTTGTTGTTCCACATTGGAATCATTTGCACACTTGTTTTGTCGAAAAGGTCCCAACCAGTGTAAGAGTTTATAGTACCAACGGCTCTATTCATCATTATTGTGACATTGTTCACCATGTCCacaaattttgttgttgttgttgttgtactgTTCTTCTTTTATGGCTGAAGTTAGTGGCATTTACTGTGTTGTCAATCATATAAAAATAAACCATAAGAGTGTTCTTAATCTAAaagaacatctccaaaagaagaaTTATCTTTGTTTGTTTGTGTAATATTTTGTAAGTCTAAATTGTTAAATTGCatttgaaaaatttatatataattttaatcaattttattagTGTATTGTGTTAACAGAATATAGAATTATAAAGCATATTTTTTATCATACTAACTTAACTTAAGTgactaattataaatttaaaagtctttatgttattattattttgttagatatttttgaatttattatgAAAAAATTGCTAgtctaatatttataatttaacactattaatattatatttttattattttattataaaaaattaattttcataaatatatatttttttaatttctttataattTTGTTAGTTTATCCAAACAACACAACCCAAATCAACCTATTGTTTTTCTGTCTTTGATTtggattttattataataatttttaaattcaatCCTTTCCGAACACTCCTATTCAAAACCCtaaaactaggggtggcaaaacgggccggggcccgcgcacccgccaaaatttggcgggttgggttgggattttaggctcgccgctcgccaaagtccgccccgccaaaacccgccgcccgccatacccgccccgccaaagcccgccgctcgccaaaacccgctcctcctccaaaactcactattttttagttaattctagtaattgcaattcttgatggtttattttatacatttatttatagatatatgtaatattttttagagtaaatttgttaaaaaattacttttataaaaaattgttttaaaaaataagtgaaaagtttaattaaaaggtaaaaaaatgcatattaatc includes these proteins:
- the LOC131616523 gene encoding cyclic nucleotide-gated ion channel 1-like gives rise to the protein MMSPKEKKLVRFVRKSKPSISPAKNNEPSKKPASWWSVLDPQGPLLQKWNKIFVITCVMAVSMDPLFFYIPVIDDEKKCLGLSGTLKITASVLRTFFDLFYILRIVFQFRTGFIAPSSSAFGRGEHVVDPWAIAVRYLSSHFIIDILSILPLPQMVILAMIPIPQCSVPYRAKEWLKYTIITQYAPRLLRIYPLFKEVTSTSGILTETAWAGAAYNLFLYMLASHVVGAFWYLFSIESELRCWRKRLRNTGLFDDSYLSCGWVNATVLSLLSNSTTCPFKEPDDIIDPTVFDFGIFIDGLKSRVVSSTTDFRHKFFYCFWWGFRNLSSVGQNLKTSTYIGEIIFAIFIAVYGLVLFAFLIGNMQKYLQSTTVRVEEMRVKRRDAEHWMRHRKLPEHMKKRIRRYEQYKWQENRGVEEERLIRNLPKDLRRDIKRHLCLDLLKKVPIFGKMDKQLLDAMYDKLKPVLYTEKSYVVREGDPVDEMLFIMRGKLATTTGIFNSWELKSGDFCGEELLTWAWDPTTSSNLPISTSTVETLSDVEAFAIMPDDLKILAFQFRRLISRKQIQHNFRCCSLQWRAWGARFIQVIWRRYKEKKAQKALREAEGQQNACENEKECSPSFVATMYVRKFASNALRHIRSGKRVTETQTQTNRLLPLMPKKPAEPDFITQK